A window from Salvia miltiorrhiza cultivar Shanhuang (shh) chromosome 2, IMPLAD_Smil_shh, whole genome shotgun sequence encodes these proteins:
- the LOC131009938 gene encoding uncharacterized protein LOC131009938: MASQLQTTTPESNRRGDDSADDFVEAAFFRRRCCCSWTLPCYGRPKTKNWERISTSESERHDDGGERSWWSDGVEAFKKVREWSELVAGPKWKTFIRRFNRVPPRSKLGKFQYDPCSYALNFDQGPGQNGQLEDDGVFRDFPSRYAAIPVQNSLLLNDGAPLT; this comes from the coding sequence ATGGCGTCGCAACTGCAGACAACCACGCCGGAATCCAACCGGAGAGGCGACGATTCAGCCGACGATTTCGTGGAAGCCGCATTCTTCCGCCGCCGGTGCTGCTGCTCGTGGACTTTACCTTGCTACGGAAGGCCGAAGACGAAGAATTGGGAGCGAATTTCGACATCGGAGAGCGAGCGCCACGACGACGGCGGAGAGCGGAGTTGGTGGAGCGACGGAGTGGAGGCGTTTAAGAAGGTGAGGGAATGGTCGGAGCTGGTGGCGGGGCCGAAGTGGAAGACGTTCATCCGGCGGTTCAACAGGGTGCCGCCGCGGTCGAAGTTGGGGAAATTCCAGTACGATCCGTGTAGCTACGCGCTGAATTTCGACCAAGGACCGGGGCAGAACGGTCAACTCGAGGACGACGGGGTTTTCCGGGACTTTCCGTCGCGGTATGCGGCGATTCCGGTGCAGAACAGCCTGTTGTTGAATGACGGTGCGCCGCTCACGTGA